A single region of the Sphaeramia orbicularis chromosome 6, fSphaOr1.1, whole genome shotgun sequence genome encodes:
- the LOC115421461 gene encoding transmembrane protein 231-like: protein MAFYEVYSHPALIRYKTSVCTKATLFLVVVVCLTYIPPLLVAYRSQGFWIKRSAYEEQPVVRFQYQTLLVAATSTDGDYVAWSTFPHLNNMLGSRLRIPSVSVREEDKNQDGKLDLLNFQLELPLKPDEQVYSIQLLLTFSYQLFRMSTVVMQSLAYVQYSSSVPGSKLFINGDLRLQQRTPLPHRGLYNIYNVSVIDGSSPFAASYDLENIIQMYQDRNLSTVLSCPMPVWTVGRAAASPFQLKAQIRYPLELITYRPGFWETIKFAWIQYVSVLLIFLWVFERIQRFVFQNQVLTTVPIPLGKPHLS, encoded by the exons ATGGCTTTCTATGAAGTCTATTCCCACCCGGCTTTGATTCGGTACAAAACGAGTGTTTGTACGAAAGCCACACTGTTTCTGGTAGTTGTTGTTTGCCTCACATACATCCCACCTCTGCTGGTTGCCTACAGGAGCCAAG GTTTCTGGATAAAGAGAAGCGCCTATGAGGAACAGCCGGTGGTCAGGTTTCAGTACCAGACTTTACTGGTGGCAGCTACCAGTACTGATGGGGACTATGTGGCCTGGAGCACCTTCCCTCACCTCAACAACATGCTTGGATCCAGACTTCGCATCCCGTCTGTCTCT GTGAGAGAAGAGGACAAGAACCAGGATGGGAAGTTGGACCTCCTGAATTTTCAGCTGGAGCTGCCGCTAAAACCTGATGAACAGGTTTACAGCATCCAGCTACTGCTCACCTTCAGCTACCAGCTCTTT CGGATGTCTACGGTGGTGATGCAGAGTCTGGCCTATGTTCAGTATTCTTCTTCAGTCCCTGGATCCAAACTGTTCATCAATGGAGACCTGAGGCTTCAGCAGAGGACGCCCCTGCCCCACCGAGGCCTCTACAACATCTACAAT GTGTCGGTGATCGATGGTTCCAGTCCATTTGCAGCTTCATACGACCTCGAAAACATCATTCAAATGTACCAGGACAGAAACC TGTCCACGGTCCTGTCCTGTCCCATGCCGGTCTGGACCGTCGGACGAGCGGCTGCTTCTCCGTTTCAGCTGAAGGCTCAGATCCGCTACCCCCTGGAGCTCATTAC TTATCGTCCCGGCTTCTGGGAAACCATTAAATTTGCCTGGATTCAGTACGTCAGTGTTCTTctcatcttcctctgggtctTTGAACGCATCCAGAGATTTGTTTTTCAGAACCAAGTTCTAACTACTGTACCCATCCCACTGGGGAAACCTCACCTCTCATGA